A single window of Montipora capricornis isolate CH-2021 chromosome 14, ASM3666992v2, whole genome shotgun sequence DNA harbors:
- the LOC138031418 gene encoding uncharacterized protein — MPSVQPEPVQAGPIERLIKQQQEAINALTLPQPELQTFGGDPTEYYDFIRAFEHLIERKIQGSSARLYYLVQYTTGQVRDLVRSCLAMPEKTGYAKARELLAERYGQPYHIATAFVERVTNGPQIPNEDAGALQKFSILLTSCSNTLREIGYLNRLENPEGLRKIMERLPYNLRQKWREVANTIQVKENRDANLADVMEFVTTRSRVASHPIFGKLSDPKPHNTGNLRPTRRGGAKAFASEAQRDSPQQPQTLSPAKNNVNCPSCGKDHWLSQCNDFRKMKVVERFKFVRTKRLCINCLTQGHYVNECPKKSFCKVDGCLKKHSTFLHEVEQTTSSRNSREDEKGASNSRKEEPSQSNGYVHTGSSASEASTRPGSVVGLPIIPVQVRAKEC; from the coding sequence ATGCCTTCCGTTCAACCAGAACCTGTCCAAGCAGGACCTATAGAAAGACTAATAAAACAACAGCAAGAAGCGATAAATGCCCTCACACTACCCCAGCCTGAGCTGCAAACCTTTGGTGGGGACCCTACAGAATATTATGATTTTATTAGAGCATTCGAGCACCTCATAGAGCGGAAGATTCAAGGTTCGAGCGCGCGGTTGTATTATCTAGTGCAATACACCACCGGTCAAGTAAGAGACCTGGTCCGGAGCTGCCTCGCCATGCCAGAAAAAACTGGTTACGCTAAAGCTAGAGAACTACTGGCTGAAAGGTACGGTCAGCCGTACCATATCGCTACCGCGTTTGTAGAGCGTGTTACAAATGGGCCACAAATCCCAAACGAAGACGCTGGAGCCCTCCAGAAATTTTCGATTCTACTGACGAGTTGCAGTAATACACTCAGGGAAATCGGCTACCTGAACAGACTAGAAAATCCAGAAGGCTTGCGCAAAATAATGGAACGTTTGCCATACAATTTAAGGCAAAAATGGCGCGAAGTAGCTAATACAATACAAGTCAAAGAGAACAGAGATGCTAATCTTGCAGACGTGATGGAATTTGTAACAACACGTTCAAGAGTGGCAAGCCATCCCATATTCGGAAAATTGTCAGATCCAAAGCCACACAATACAGGCAATCTGCGTCCAACTCGAAGAGGAGGAGCTAAGGCATTTGCTTCTGAAGCCCAGAGGGATTCACCGCAACAACCGCAAACCCTCTCCCCAGCTAAGAACAATGTGAACTGTCCATCCTGTGGAAAGGACCACTGGTTATCTCAATGCAACGATTTTCGGAAGATGAAAGTAGTGGAGAGATTTAAGTTCGTTAGAACTAAGAGACTTTGCATCAACTGCCTTACACAAGGCCACTATGTGAATGAGTGCCCAAAGAAAAGCTTCTGTAAAGTAGATGGCTGTCTGAAGAAACATTCCACTTTCCTTCATGAAGTGGAACAGACAACATCCTCCCGCAATTCGAGAGAAGACGAAAAGGGAGCCTCGAATTCAAGAAAGGAAGAACCTTCTCAGTCCAACGGGTATGTCCATACAGGTAGCAGCGCATCAGAGGCATCCACTCGTCCTGGTTCAGTGGTGGGGCTTCCAATCATCCCTGTGCAAGTCCGCGCTAAAGAGTGTTAA